The following are encoded together in the Leuconostoc mesenteroides subsp. mesenteroides ATCC 8293 genome:
- a CDS encoding L-ribulose-5-phosphate 4-epimerase, translated as MLEKLKNEVYKANVALPKLGLVTFTWGNVSGIDREKGLFVIKPSGIEYDQLKPSDMVVVNLDGEVVEGNLNPSSDTPTHAYLYQHFLNIGGITHTHSPWGVSFAAAKMDIPAVSTTHADTFYGDIPCAPALSEEEIKTAYELNTGKVIVSEFEHRGLDPDATPAALVSQHGPFTWGATPEKSVYNAKVLEVSAEISYHALQSTRSEIHVPQYLLDKHYYRKHGDNAYYGQSSTQSKNHITHA; from the coding sequence ATGTTAGAAAAGCTTAAAAATGAAGTTTATAAGGCTAATGTGGCGTTGCCTAAATTAGGATTAGTAACATTTACATGGGGAAATGTCTCAGGCATTGATCGTGAAAAAGGGCTATTTGTAATAAAACCCTCTGGCATTGAGTATGACCAATTAAAACCTTCCGATATGGTTGTGGTTAATTTGGACGGAGAAGTTGTAGAAGGTAATCTCAATCCATCTAGTGACACGCCCACACACGCCTATCTCTACCAACACTTTTTAAATATAGGTGGTATCACGCATACTCATTCACCTTGGGGCGTTTCGTTTGCTGCGGCAAAAATGGACATCCCAGCTGTCAGCACAACGCATGCTGATACATTTTATGGGGATATTCCTTGTGCACCGGCCCTAAGTGAAGAGGAAATTAAGACGGCCTACGAACTAAATACTGGGAAAGTTATTGTATCAGAGTTTGAGCATCGTGGGCTTGATCCCGACGCGACGCCTGCTGCCTTGGTCAGTCAACATGGCCCATTTACATGGGGCGCGACTCCAGAAAAATCCGTATACAATGCTAAAGTGCTCGAAGTATCAGCAGAAATTAGTTACCATGCTTTGCAGTCAACAAGATCAGAAATTCATGTTCCGCAATACTTGTTAGACAAACATTATTATAGGAAGCACGGTGATAATGCCTATTATGGTCAGTCATCAACACAGTCAAAAAATCACATTACGCACGCCTAA
- a CDS encoding L-ribulose-5-phosphate 3-epimerase — protein MAKLGINEKSLPFQMSWRDKLNLAKKHGFSFVEISIDETDERIKRLDWNKEQRFQLVRDVYETGIPIDTMMLSALRKYPLGSENPKIYTQAYNMCKKAIILAKDLGIRNIQIAGYDEYYGSKTVLTRENFIENLQRVVDFAAENQVMISIETMDDTFINSIAKVKKIKKSVVSPWLQAYPDLGNISAWPENNPGEDLTEGLDSIIAIHVKDTLAVTSNTPGKFKNVPFGTGNVGFLGLFKTLRRLDYQGTFTIEMWSEKESDCINKIENAHDFIVDLLTESGILIEV, from the coding sequence ATGGCAAAACTTGGAATTAACGAGAAGTCATTACCTTTTCAGATGTCTTGGCGAGATAAACTCAATTTAGCAAAAAAACATGGATTCTCTTTTGTAGAAATCTCAATTGATGAGACAGATGAACGTATTAAACGCTTAGATTGGAATAAGGAACAACGGTTTCAGTTAGTTCGAGATGTGTATGAAACAGGCATACCAATTGATACAATGATGCTGTCCGCGCTTAGAAAATATCCTCTCGGATCTGAGAATCCAAAAATATACACTCAAGCATATAACATGTGTAAGAAAGCAATTATCTTGGCTAAAGACCTAGGAATCAGGAACATACAGATTGCTGGATATGATGAGTATTATGGTTCTAAGACAGTGTTAACACGTGAAAATTTCATTGAAAACTTGCAGCGGGTAGTTGATTTTGCAGCTGAAAACCAGGTTATGATTTCCATTGAGACAATGGATGACACTTTTATTAATTCGATTGCTAAGGTGAAGAAGATTAAGAAATCCGTTGTTTCACCTTGGCTTCAGGCATATCCAGATTTAGGTAATATTTCAGCTTGGCCTGAAAATAATCCAGGAGAGGATTTGACAGAAGGATTAGACAGTATTATTGCTATACATGTTAAAGATACGCTAGCTGTTACGTCAAATACACCAGGAAAATTTAAAAACGTACCTTTTGGAACAGGAAATGTTGGATTCTTAGGATTATTTAAGACGTTAAGACGACTAGATTATCAGGGTACATTTACAATTGAAATGTGGTCTGAAAAGGAGAGCGATTGCATTAATAAAATTGAGAACGCTCATGATTTTATAGTTGATTTACTAACCGAATCTGGAATTTTAATCGAGGTGTAA
- a CDS encoding 3-keto-L-gulonate-6-phosphate decarboxylase UlaD encodes MTKPNLQIALDQNTLADAARIAHLAGPIVDIVEVGTILELQAGQQAIRVLREMFPDKIIASDTKCADAGSTVAQNSKDAGADLMTVIDSATIATMKSAKSVLDGIQVELYSAWNWDRAKEWQKIGIEQVIYHQSRDALLAGEVWGKKDLDIVKRFVDMGFKVSVTGGLNIDTIKLFKGVPVYTFIAGRAITGQKDPAKTAQDFQNEIKKYWA; translated from the coding sequence ATGACAAAACCTAATTTACAAATAGCCTTAGATCAAAATACATTGGCAGATGCAGCAAGAATTGCTCATCTAGCAGGACCAATTGTCGATATTGTAGAAGTTGGGACAATTCTAGAATTACAAGCAGGCCAGCAAGCCATTCGCGTACTGCGAGAGATGTTTCCAGATAAGATTATTGCCTCTGATACAAAATGTGCTGACGCGGGGTCGACAGTCGCACAAAATTCTAAGGATGCTGGGGCTGACCTGATGACAGTAATTGATTCAGCTACAATTGCAACAATGAAATCAGCTAAATCTGTGTTGGATGGCATTCAAGTTGAGCTCTATTCAGCATGGAACTGGGACCGGGCTAAAGAATGGCAAAAAATTGGTATCGAACAAGTCATTTATCATCAAAGCCGAGACGCATTATTAGCAGGAGAGGTTTGGGGTAAAAAAGATTTGGACATTGTAAAACGTTTTGTGGATATGGGGTTCAAAGTATCTGTTACAGGTGGACTAAATATCGATACGATTAAATTATTCAAAGGCGTTCCCGTATACACATTTATTGCTGGTCGTGCAATTACAGGGCAAAAGGATCCTGCTAAGACAGCCCAAGATTTTCAAAATGAGATTAAAAAGTATTGGGCGTAA
- a CDS encoding PTS sugar transporter subunit IIB, whose translation MNILVSCANGSGTSLMMMKSVEKSMKKLGIPISKINHTSIAEGKSTASQYDAVFTPLNFVSMFEDASKKGVTVVGVKNVMSDKEITQRIIDETDFEEKYKK comes from the coding sequence ATGAATATTTTAGTATCTTGTGCCAATGGATCGGGTACCAGTTTGATGATGATGAAGAGTGTTGAAAAATCAATGAAAAAACTAGGTATTCCAATCAGTAAGATTAATCATACAAGTATTGCTGAAGGAAAGTCGACAGCAAGTCAGTATGACGCAGTTTTCACACCTTTAAACTTTGTCAGTATGTTTGAAGATGCCAGTAAAAAAGGTGTGACGGTCGTTGGTGTGAAGAATGTTATGAGCGATAAAGAAATCACCCAACGCATCATTGATGAAACAGATTTTGAAGAAAAATATAAAAAGTGA
- a CDS encoding PTS ascorbate transporter subunit IIC, with protein MDSILAGILKIWEFFADNILTQPAYMIGFIVLIGYMLEKKPWYESLAGFLKATIGYMILIVGSNGLVTSFRPILTGLKDRFHLTATVIDPYFGQNAVTDGLEKTFGRSFGDVMILLLIAFVFNILLVRFSKYTKLRAVFTTGNVQVQQAATAFWILLFAIPSLGRIEVLLVMGVLLGLYWAVGSNMTIKATQQLTDGGGFAIAHQQMFGIALVAWISDKMKKSSDKSKTKSAKRLEDITLPGFLRIFNENMVATAILMFLFFGIIMVVLGENYFHQLFITSKGTSGLAQGTSFFFYILTTSLGFAVNLAILQLGVRTFVGELTESFTGISDTILPNSVPGIDVAATFAFGEQNAVTIGFLFGALGQFLAIGALMIFHSPTIIIAGFIPLFFDNAVFGVIANNRAGAKAAMILPFFSGIIQVVGAALISTWIGMSKFGGYLGMFDWDTVWPVFTVILKYLGYFGVVLVAAILLLIPQLEYRKDPKNYFLMVEDYDAYKENKGIE; from the coding sequence ATGGATAGCATACTAGCAGGAATATTAAAAATTTGGGAATTCTTTGCTGATAATATTTTAACTCAGCCAGCATACATGATTGGTTTCATTGTATTGATTGGGTATATGTTGGAAAAGAAACCTTGGTATGAAAGTTTGGCTGGGTTTTTAAAAGCCACGATTGGTTATATGATTTTGATAGTGGGGTCAAACGGATTAGTAACCAGTTTTCGTCCGATTTTAACAGGTTTGAAAGATCGTTTTCATCTTACAGCGACAGTAATTGATCCGTATTTTGGTCAAAATGCTGTTACGGATGGATTAGAGAAAACATTTGGCCGTTCGTTTGGTGATGTGATGATTCTGTTGTTGATTGCATTTGTTTTTAACATTTTGCTCGTTCGATTTTCAAAATATACAAAATTACGAGCAGTGTTTACAACAGGAAATGTTCAAGTGCAACAAGCTGCGACAGCATTCTGGATTCTACTCTTTGCCATTCCTAGCTTAGGACGAATTGAAGTGCTGCTGGTGATGGGCGTGTTACTCGGTTTATATTGGGCGGTTGGATCGAATATGACCATCAAAGCAACACAACAACTTACAGATGGTGGCGGATTTGCCATTGCGCATCAGCAAATGTTTGGAATTGCTTTGGTTGCGTGGATTTCCGACAAAATGAAAAAGTCTTCTGATAAAAGCAAGACTAAATCAGCAAAACGTTTAGAAGATATAACGCTTCCTGGGTTTTTGAGAATATTCAATGAAAACATGGTAGCAACGGCTATCCTGATGTTCTTGTTCTTTGGAATCATCATGGTTGTGTTAGGAGAAAACTATTTCCATCAATTGTTTATTACTAGTAAGGGGACTTCAGGATTAGCCCAAGGAACTAGTTTCTTCTTCTACATTTTGACTACATCATTGGGATTTGCTGTCAATTTGGCAATTTTACAACTAGGGGTTCGTACCTTCGTTGGCGAATTAACTGAAAGCTTTACAGGTATCAGTGACACAATCTTGCCAAATTCTGTGCCTGGAATTGATGTGGCAGCAACATTTGCTTTTGGAGAACAAAACGCAGTAACAATCGGTTTCTTGTTTGGTGCATTGGGTCAATTCTTAGCTATTGGTGCATTGATGATCTTTCATTCACCAACAATTATAATTGCTGGTTTTATCCCCCTCTTCTTCGATAATGCGGTCTTTGGTGTTATTGCCAATAATCGTGCGGGTGCAAAAGCGGCGATGATATTACCCTTCTTCTCAGGCATTATTCAAGTAGTTGGCGCTGCGCTAATTTCAACATGGATTGGTATGTCTAAGTTTGGTGGTTACTTGGGTATGTTTGATTGGGATACGGTTTGGCCAGTGTTTACAGTTATTTTGAAATACTTAGGTTACTTTGGAGTAGTGCTGGTAGCGGCAATCTTACTCTTGATTCCTCAACTAGAATATCGTAAAGATCCAAAAAACTATTTCTTAATGGTTGAGGATTACGATGCATATAAAGAAAATAAGGGAATTGAATAA
- a CDS encoding PTS sugar transporter subunit IIA: protein MTMLKYFHDNDLVRIYDETPQDWREALRIASENLKEKEIITDAYINEIIKNVEVNGAYIVIVPGVVMPHALATGPGVLGTGIGFAKFSEMVSFEEGNPEKQGKLFFTLAAKNEEQHLENIQNLMALLMTDGMIEALSNIETLDDFNQVMNHFESIPAE, encoded by the coding sequence ATGACGATGCTTAAATATTTTCATGATAATGATTTGGTACGTATTTATGATGAGACACCGCAAGATTGGCGTGAAGCACTACGTATTGCCAGTGAAAATTTAAAGGAAAAAGAAATTATCACTGACGCTTATATAAATGAAATCATCAAAAACGTCGAAGTCAATGGTGCGTATATTGTGATAGTTCCAGGAGTTGTAATGCCACATGCATTGGCTACTGGACCCGGTGTTTTAGGTACAGGTATTGGCTTCGCTAAATTCAGTGAGATGGTGTCTTTTGAAGAAGGAAATCCAGAAAAACAAGGAAAACTATTTTTCACACTGGCTGCTAAAAACGAAGAACAACACTTAGAAAACATTCAAAATTTGATGGCTTTATTAATGACCGATGGCATGATTGAAGCGTTATCTAATATCGAAACACTAGATGATTTTAATCAAGTTATGAATCATTTTGAGAGTATCCCTGCAGAATAA
- the ulaG gene encoding L-ascorbate 6-phosphate lactonase, which yields MVKAKNVQEATRENWIENTFPEWGTWLNEEIEASQVPENNFRMWWLANNGVWLKTHENTNILVDLWNGTGKQSHGSGLMKKGHQMMRMSGVQKMQPNLRLQPFVIDPYAIKNVDALLVTHIHSDHLDINTAAAVLQNSSPETKFIGPQAVVDIWESWGVPADRTVVVHPGDEVTVKSVTIKALEAFDRTALLTVEPDVKIKGALPQDMDEIAVNYLLKTSGGNLYHAADSHMSNMFAKHGNENDIDVEIINYGENPRGITDKVTSIDVLRSAEDLKAKVVIPVHYDIWSNFDADPQEIVKLWQMKKDTLNYQFHPFVWKVGGSYTFPQDKDEIQYHYDRGFSDVFSTDNDVPFPSFL from the coding sequence ATGGTAAAAGCAAAGAATGTTCAAGAAGCAACACGTGAAAACTGGATAGAGAATACATTTCCAGAGTGGGGAACTTGGTTAAACGAAGAAATTGAAGCATCACAAGTACCGGAAAATAATTTCCGAATGTGGTGGCTGGCCAATAATGGTGTTTGGCTTAAAACACACGAAAATACCAACATTTTAGTAGATTTGTGGAACGGTACTGGAAAACAATCGCATGGGTCCGGTTTAATGAAAAAAGGGCACCAGATGATGCGAATGAGTGGTGTTCAAAAAATGCAACCCAATCTACGTTTGCAACCATTTGTTATTGACCCATATGCTATAAAGAACGTAGATGCGCTCCTAGTAACACATATCCACTCAGATCACTTAGATATTAATACAGCAGCAGCTGTGCTACAAAATAGTAGCCCCGAAACAAAATTTATTGGGCCTCAGGCAGTCGTTGATATCTGGGAAAGTTGGGGTGTGCCAGCTGATCGTACTGTTGTAGTTCATCCAGGGGATGAGGTCACGGTAAAATCGGTAACGATTAAAGCTTTAGAAGCCTTCGATCGCACAGCTTTATTAACGGTAGAGCCAGATGTGAAAATTAAAGGTGCTTTACCACAGGATATGGACGAAATTGCAGTGAACTACTTACTTAAAACATCTGGTGGCAATTTGTATCATGCGGCTGATTCCCATATGTCTAATATGTTTGCTAAGCATGGTAATGAAAATGATATAGATGTTGAAATTATTAATTATGGCGAAAACCCAAGAGGAATTACTGATAAGGTTACGTCAATTGATGTACTTCGTTCAGCAGAAGATCTAAAGGCAAAGGTGGTTATTCCAGTTCACTATGATATTTGGTCTAACTTTGATGCTGATCCACAAGAAATTGTAAAACTTTGGCAAATGAAGAAGGACACGCTTAATTATCAGTTCCATCCATTTGTATGGAAGGTTGGCGGGAGCTATACATTTCCACAAGATAAGGATGAAATCCAATACCATTATGATCGAGGATTTTCAGATGTCTTTTCAACGGACAATGATGTGCCATTCCCATCATTCCTCTAA
- a CDS encoding transcriptional antiterminator, with the protein MQVSNMNYAKFINYIATQELLPNVQTMANRLNLSSRKIYYLLQAANSDLRSSNQPFLVPSTKISDSQISVLKNKLSHAPSDEYLTSYERQQIMDICIALPLKKWTLSAFQSLFDVSRNTVLRDIADLKKRKKFRPEFSKKNGFEFKEPRYDLLVHAYNSLMLLQSHRNPLNYFIHSLDGEPSHSKFLLVSEKLKNMYKDSLEKSISISNALTLTIFSVVSSMYSSHHPITEEMLFNDSDITSFTNRREHNIIQDYALVAETNFSIHIPTSVKLFLTLQLLSVTKEQDDHFSSHSFQDLLILSEHIVDAFMTISHITSKNTERKILIREIQTQLKPFWYAVRYQNITVYEYLYHEPLFEKYVVESLNQLTDSALYNHLFPYGLLPDQISVLAMIFYNFSLSQQKETKLNILMVTSLPIYSQNLFKTVIKKNSTVPCALTIHALNSFDNSSNNVNQFDLIITESTEISTKQPTFLIDSELKESEFDRLKTVISQINPMEKITNDK; encoded by the coding sequence ATGCAAGTGTCAAACATGAATTATGCGAAATTTATTAATTATATAGCCACACAAGAACTATTACCAAACGTACAGACCATGGCAAATCGTTTGAACTTGTCTAGCCGTAAAATTTATTATCTACTTCAGGCAGCGAATTCCGATTTACGTTCATCAAACCAACCTTTTCTTGTTCCAAGCACAAAAATTTCAGATTCTCAAATTTCTGTATTAAAAAATAAGCTATCACACGCGCCATCCGATGAATACCTTACTTCGTATGAACGGCAGCAGATCATGGATATTTGTATTGCCCTCCCCTTAAAAAAATGGACTCTATCTGCATTTCAATCTTTATTTGATGTATCCAGAAATACCGTATTACGCGATATCGCAGATTTAAAAAAGAGAAAAAAATTTCGTCCTGAATTTTCTAAGAAAAATGGTTTTGAGTTTAAGGAACCTCGCTATGATTTATTAGTCCATGCATATAACAGTCTGATGCTACTGCAAAGTCACAGAAACCCGCTTAACTACTTTATTCACTCACTAGATGGAGAACCCTCTCACTCCAAATTTTTACTAGTCAGTGAAAAATTGAAAAATATGTACAAAGATTCTTTGGAAAAAAGTATCTCTATTTCTAATGCATTGACACTCACTATTTTTTCTGTTGTTTCTTCAATGTATAGTAGCCATCATCCTATTACTGAAGAAATGCTGTTCAATGATTCTGATATTACATCATTTACAAATCGGCGAGAACATAATATCATTCAAGACTATGCTCTTGTAGCAGAAACTAATTTTTCGATTCACATACCAACTTCTGTGAAACTATTTTTAACACTACAACTTCTTAGTGTTACCAAAGAGCAGGATGATCACTTTAGCTCACACTCGTTTCAAGACCTCTTGATTCTAAGTGAGCACATTGTTGATGCTTTTATGACTATTTCTCACATCACCAGTAAAAATACTGAAAGAAAAATACTGATCCGAGAAATACAGACTCAACTCAAACCGTTTTGGTACGCTGTTCGTTATCAGAATATTACTGTCTACGAATATTTATATCACGAACCACTTTTTGAAAAGTATGTTGTAGAATCCCTAAATCAATTAACTGATAGCGCTTTATATAACCATTTATTTCCTTACGGTTTGCTTCCAGATCAAATCAGTGTTCTAGCCATGATATTCTACAATTTCAGCCTATCTCAGCAAAAAGAGACCAAACTGAACATATTGATGGTTACATCCCTGCCAATATACAGCCAGAACTTATTTAAAACTGTCATTAAAAAAAACAGTACTGTCCCATGCGCACTGACTATTCATGCGCTAAATAGTTTTGATAATTCATCAAACAATGTCAATCAATTTGATTTAATTATTACTGAATCTACCGAAATCAGTACCAAACAACCAACATTTCTAATCGACAGTGAATTGAAAGAAAGTGAGTTCGATCGTCTTAAGACTGTTATATCACAAATCAATCCTATGGAGAAAATAACAAATGACAAATAA
- a CDS encoding Cof-type HAD-IIB family hydrolase, which yields MTNKIKMIALDMDNTLLMPNKTLSERNIKVLQSLHTMGKSIVLTTGRPFPNVQPFLSQLQLNQNNDYAILFNGAIIKNIYTNQNLINHVFTLSDVDEVFNLIHNIRLPIDLVTQDSVYSIKDFGKSGYVELVGKLIPYSEKLLSELTPDLMFNKFVVCATDAELNYLENVLQHTPILTKNINFVRSRRNLLEFVPNKVNKGAALSKLLKQLSLTPDNLMAFGDEANDYSMLSLARVSVAMDNAIPSIKKVSTNITKSNAEDGVAEFLESYFSL from the coding sequence ATGACAAATAAAATAAAAATGATTGCCCTAGATATGGACAATACGCTGCTTATGCCAAATAAAACCTTATCCGAAAGGAACATAAAAGTTCTACAAAGTCTACACACTATGGGAAAAAGCATAGTGCTGACCACTGGTCGCCCATTCCCCAACGTGCAGCCTTTCCTTTCACAACTGCAATTGAATCAAAATAATGATTACGCCATTCTATTTAACGGAGCAATTATCAAAAACATATATACAAATCAAAATCTAATCAATCATGTCTTTACTCTTTCAGACGTTGATGAAGTGTTTAACTTAATACATAATATTCGTTTGCCAATTGACCTTGTTACGCAAGACAGCGTATATTCTATTAAAGATTTTGGAAAATCTGGGTATGTTGAATTAGTAGGGAAACTTATTCCTTATTCAGAAAAACTTTTATCTGAATTAACTCCAGATCTGATGTTTAATAAGTTTGTCGTCTGCGCCACGGACGCAGAGTTAAATTATTTAGAAAACGTTCTCCAACACACGCCCATACTAACTAAAAATATAAATTTTGTCAGATCAAGAAGAAATTTATTAGAGTTTGTTCCAAATAAGGTTAATAAGGGCGCTGCATTATCAAAACTACTCAAACAGTTGTCATTGACTCCAGATAATTTAATGGCCTTTGGTGATGAAGCAAATGATTACTCTATGTTGAGCTTAGCCAGAGTTTCAGTAGCTATGGATAATGCCATCCCATCGATTAAAAAAGTATCAACAAACATTACTAAGAGCAATGCAGAAGACGGCGTAGCTGAATTTTTGGAAAGTTATTTTTCATTGTAG
- a CDS encoding DMT family transporter — translation MPLFILGLVIGFGLPIQTAVNSKLRSVLGSAFNSSLVSFGVGTLFLIAVTLVTTHSPTISGSFFSTEPWWIWIGGALGVIYLTGNIVLFPKLGSVQTVIMPILGQIVMSMLIDNFGWFYSKQHDFTWFRGVGALLVLAGVFLSVSLTQLVLKQKNSPKEATSQNNESNYIRLPWQFLGFVTGMLSALQTAINGHLGKVINSSLKAALISFLVGFVTLLIIVLINHYAHKAKQAIQLSQQPWWIWVGGIIGALFVLGNVYLVPLLGTGLVVVIVLVGQIAGSLFVDQFGWFGAKKNPISVIQLLGLFFMVGGVMLIKFF, via the coding sequence ATGCCTTTATTTATTCTTGGATTAGTCATTGGTTTTGGCTTGCCTATACAAACCGCAGTTAATTCCAAACTTCGCAGTGTGCTTGGTTCTGCATTTAATTCTTCGTTAGTTTCATTTGGTGTTGGAACACTTTTTCTAATAGCTGTAACACTAGTAACTACTCATTCTCCCACGATTAGTGGTTCCTTTTTTTCAACTGAACCTTGGTGGATTTGGATTGGTGGTGCGCTAGGTGTCATCTATTTAACCGGTAATATTGTCTTATTCCCCAAATTAGGTAGTGTCCAAACTGTCATTATGCCAATTCTTGGTCAAATTGTCATGAGTATGCTCATTGATAATTTTGGTTGGTTTTACTCTAAGCAACATGATTTTACTTGGTTTAGAGGAGTGGGCGCCCTACTAGTTTTAGCCGGCGTCTTTCTTTCTGTTTCATTAACACAACTAGTATTAAAGCAAAAAAACAGTCCAAAAGAAGCAACTTCACAAAATAATGAGTCAAACTACATAAGATTACCTTGGCAATTTCTGGGATTTGTAACCGGTATGCTTAGCGCTCTCCAAACAGCTATTAACGGTCATTTAGGTAAAGTAATTAACTCCTCACTTAAGGCAGCTCTTATTTCATTCTTAGTCGGGTTCGTAACACTGCTTATTATTGTCTTAATAAATCACTATGCTCATAAAGCAAAACAAGCTATCCAACTTTCACAACAACCTTGGTGGATTTGGGTCGGCGGTATCATTGGGGCTCTATTTGTCTTAGGAAATGTTTATCTAGTGCCTTTACTAGGTACTGGATTGGTAGTTGTCATTGTCTTAGTTGGCCAAATTGCTGGCAGTTTATTCGTAGACCAATTTGGGTGGTTTGGAGCTAAGAAAAATCCCATTTCAGTCATTCAACTTCTGGGTTTATTTTTCATGGTTGGTGGCGTTATGTTAATTAAATTCTTTTAA
- a CDS encoding PH domain-containing protein, with amino-acid sequence MNESRFTYFPIIVIVTLLLLLLSAWVQWFFFIFEFDEHELTVKKGIFNKNQLHIPFERIQTITRTIPFYYQPFHVVRMQIDTSGQGKPDVIFDALTIKQANLIEQKRRVAQNSIQKEFETIETTKLQYQVTTKELIVYALTSLGGLGGVVVLFTIWSQVDEMLPKNLKSSFEDFFNHQSVTGLCILFVLTVIVGIFIGFFRIFNRYFNFKIEHQNNHLDISRGFLAHKTMQLKLNRIQTIQLRQTMLRRLVRLVSVNVLLSASQDEKDAQTVLIPVASIDKIMTTLKKVLTSIDFDVDHWQVSNIDKAAWYQVRFSVLRNIFIMTLVISVVMFYFPSMLQRSYMLLFFIIMMVITAILILKNTLTITEQKLGFNQELVYIQRSDGFSKEGYYIRRDKIQGVRESGFITVFRKKALHLDVIVRDGNGHHIIHLRYVPQSTVNHFKQWMNTGL; translated from the coding sequence ATGAATGAGAGCCGATTCACATATTTTCCTATCATTGTGATTGTTACCTTATTACTTCTGTTGCTAAGCGCTTGGGTACAGTGGTTTTTCTTTATCTTTGAGTTTGATGAACACGAATTAACTGTAAAAAAAGGTATTTTCAATAAAAATCAGCTGCACATTCCATTTGAACGAATTCAAACGATAACGCGTACGATACCTTTTTACTATCAACCTTTTCATGTTGTGCGCATGCAAATTGATACGTCAGGTCAAGGAAAACCAGATGTGATTTTTGATGCATTAACTATAAAACAAGCTAACCTAATTGAACAAAAACGTCGGGTTGCTCAAAATAGTATTCAGAAAGAATTTGAGACAATTGAAACAACGAAGCTTCAATATCAGGTGACCACAAAGGAATTGATCGTCTATGCGTTGACATCCTTGGGTGGGTTAGGTGGCGTTGTCGTATTATTCACGATTTGGTCTCAAGTTGATGAGATGTTACCAAAGAATTTAAAATCGAGTTTTGAAGATTTCTTTAATCATCAATCTGTGACAGGACTTTGTATTCTTTTTGTCTTAACCGTGATTGTTGGTATATTTATCGGTTTTTTCAGAATATTTAATCGATATTTTAATTTTAAAATTGAACATCAGAACAATCATTTAGATATCTCACGTGGGTTTTTAGCGCATAAAACGATGCAACTAAAACTTAATAGAATACAAACGATACAACTTCGTCAAACAATGTTAAGGCGTTTGGTAAGATTAGTGAGTGTTAATGTGTTGCTTTCGGCGAGTCAGGATGAAAAAGATGCCCAAACGGTTCTGATTCCTGTGGCGTCAATAGATAAAATCATGACCACTTTAAAAAAGGTCTTAACGTCTATTGATTTTGATGTAGATCATTGGCAAGTGAGTAATATTGATAAAGCGGCTTGGTATCAGGTCCGTTTCAGTGTTTTGCGCAACATTTTTATAATGACTTTGGTAATTTCGGTTGTCATGTTTTATTTTCCAAGTATGTTGCAAAGATCATATATGTTGCTATTCTTCATCATCATGATGGTGATAACAGCTATACTAATTCTGAAGAACACACTGACGATTACCGAGCAAAAGCTTGGTTTTAATCAAGAATTAGTGTATATACAGCGAAGCGATGGTTTTAGCAAGGAAGGTTATTATATTCGTCGTGATAAAATTCAAGGGGTGCGAGAAAGCGGGTTCATAACAGTTTTTAGAAAAAAAGCACTACACCTTGATGTCATTGTAAGGGATGGCAATGGGCATCATATTATTCATTTGCGATATGTACCACAAAGTACGGTTAATCATTTTAAACAGTGGATGAATACGGGACTTTGA